One genomic region from Bacillus aquiflavi encodes:
- a CDS encoding Mph(B) family macrolide 2'-phosphotransferase codes for MNKDIKQIKEITKKHNLILKEETMQFNESGLDFQVVFAQDESGIDWVFRFPRREDVMPRTKVEKQVLDLVNQYAQSFQAPNWIIYTDELIAYKKLDGVPAGTIDHNIGNYVWEIDINNVPELFHKSLGRVLAELHSIPSDKATEFGLVVQAPEEARMSIKQRMDDVKAKFGVGGNLWNRWQAWVNDDERWPKKTGLIHGDVHAGHTMIDKEANVTGLIDWTEAKVTDISNDFVFNYKAFGEEGLEALILAYKEAGGYYWPRMKEHIIELVAAYPVSIAEFAMVSGVEEYVQMAKRALEVKGS; via the coding sequence ATGAATAAAGATATTAAACAAATTAAAGAAATAACTAAAAAACATAATCTTATTCTAAAGGAAGAAACAATGCAGTTTAATGAATCCGGACTTGATTTTCAAGTTGTATTTGCGCAAGATGAAAGTGGAATTGATTGGGTTTTTAGATTCCCTAGACGGGAAGATGTGATGCCTAGAACAAAGGTAGAAAAACAAGTATTAGATTTGGTTAATCAGTATGCTCAATCTTTTCAAGCACCAAACTGGATCATTTACACAGATGAGCTGATTGCTTACAAGAAGTTAGATGGTGTGCCAGCAGGAACTATAGATCATAACATAGGGAACTATGTTTGGGAGATAGATATTAATAATGTTCCAGAATTATTTCACAAGTCTCTTGGTAGAGTATTAGCAGAGCTTCATAGTATACCTAGTGATAAAGCTACTGAGTTTGGCCTAGTAGTGCAAGCACCAGAAGAAGCAAGAATGTCAATTAAGCAGCGTATGGATGATGTAAAAGCAAAGTTTGGTGTAGGTGGGAATCTATGGAACAGATGGCAAGCATGGGTTAATGATGATGAAAGGTGGCCTAAGAAAACTGGACTGATTCATGGAGATGTACATGCTGGACATACTATGATTGATAAAGAGGCTAATGTGACTGGATTAATTGACTGGACTGAAGCTAAGGTTACAGATATTTCGAATGATTTTGTTTTCAACTATAAGGCTTTTGGAGAAGAAGGACTAGAAGCTTTGATTCTTGCTTATAAAGAAGCTGGTGGATATTATTGGCCTAGGATGAAAGAGCATATTATTGAACTGGTTGCTGCGTATCCGGTTTCAATTGCTGAATTTGCAATGGTATCTGGTGTTGAAGAATATGTTCAGATGGCGAAGAGAGCGTTGGAAGTGAAAGGTTCGTAA
- a CDS encoding GNAT family N-acetyltransferase — protein sequence MEFKVFTENDLIECTKIFIEVFNDEPWNDEWTFERAKQYITDFYHTPGFFGVLAIEKGEMIGFIHGVNKAWWSGNEFYINEMGVKQQWRNQGVGKALLEQLIKELEDSEISNFALLTNRGTSAEAFYKKNGFQEIERLVFYSRDI from the coding sequence ATGGAATTTAAAGTTTTTACGGAGAATGACTTGATAGAATGTACGAAAATATTTATCGAAGTTTTTAATGACGAACCTTGGAACGATGAATGGACTTTTGAACGAGCCAAACAATATATAACTGATTTTTATCATACGCCAGGTTTCTTTGGGGTATTGGCAATCGAAAAAGGAGAAATGATTGGCTTTATTCATGGAGTCAATAAAGCATGGTGGAGCGGAAATGAATTTTATATTAATGAAATGGGCGTCAAGCAACAGTGGCGTAATCAAGGGGTTGGGAAGGCTCTTTTAGAGCAGTTAATAAAAGAACTTGAGGATAGTGAGATTAGTAATTTTGCGTTATTGACGAACCGGGGAACGTCTGCTGAAGCATTTTATAAAAAAAATGGCTTTCAAGAAATCGAGCGACTCGTATTTTATAGCCGTGATATTTAA
- a CDS encoding nuclease-related domain-containing protein: protein MRNIFITLTNKTFKVPVNFRQIDHFVLMSTGIFMIEMKYWSLFRKTDKGGCNL from the coding sequence ATGAGAAACATTTTTATAACTTTAACCAATAAAACTTTTAAAGTGCCTGTGAATTTCCGACAAATTGATCATTTTGTGTTAATGAGCACAGGGATTTTTATGATAGAGATGAAATACTGGTCGCTTTTTAGAAAAACAGACAAAGGAGGATGTAATTTATAA
- a CDS encoding DUF443 family protein, producing MNCEVLFVHKNIRYKIININETNYIFDQDHPFLVFFSPFLNWMKLHTVYKITDKDKIEQLAEKNNKKVGFGIAMFNRILKGWFQEDNDPK from the coding sequence ATGAACTGTGAAGTTCTCTTTGTTCATAAGAACATAAGGTATAAGATTATAAACATAAATGAAACAAATTATATTTTTGACCAAGATCATCCCTTTTTGGTGTTTTTCTCCCCTTTCCTCAATTGGATGAAGTTGCATACGGTATACAAAATTACAGACAAAGATAAAATTGAACAGTTAGCAGAAAAAAACAATAAAAAAGTAGGTTTTGGAATAGCTATGTTCAATCGTATACTTAAAGGATGGTTCCAGGAAGATAATGATCCTAAATAG